A region from the Microcebus murinus isolate Inina chromosome 27, M.murinus_Inina_mat1.0, whole genome shotgun sequence genome encodes:
- the ADAT3 gene encoding putative inactive tRNA-specific adenosine deaminase-like protein 3, which yields MVLCSDLSPTVSPPRMEPARGVAEQQEHEKAGSPEREPAPWQVLPVLSEQQSGDVELVLAYAAPVLDKRETSRLLKEVSAVYPLPAQPHLKRVRPSRDASGPHTLEMLLCLADPATGTRSLAELLPWPAVDPRGLGQPFLVPVPARPPLTRGQFEKARAHWPTSFHEDKQVTSALAGRLFSAQERAIMQSHMARAVQAAQRAAVQGLRAVGAVVVDPASGRVLATGHDCSHAASPLLHAVMVCVDLVARGQGRGTYDFRPFPACSFTPAAASQALRVGTVRKLDEDEDEDGLPYVCTGYDLYVTREPCAMCAMALVHSRILRVFYGAPSPDGALGTRFRIHTQPDLNHRFQVFRGVLEDQCRQLDPDT from the coding sequence ATGGTGCTGTGCTCCGATCTCTCTCCCACAGTCAGCCCACCAAGGATGGAGCCCGCCCGGGGCGTCGCAGAGCAGCAAGAGCACGAGAAGGCTGGGAGCCCAGAGCGTGAGCCAGCGCCGTGGCAAGTCCTCCCTGTCCTGTCGGAGCAGCAGTCGGGGGATGTGGAGCTGGTGCTGGCCTATGCCGCGCCTGTCCTGGACAAACGCGAGACTTCGCGCCTCCTCAAGGAGGTGTCGGCTGTTTACCCGCttcctgcccagcctcacctcaAGCGGGTGCGACCCAGCCGGGATGCCAGCGGCCCCCACACACTGGAGATGCTGCTGTGCCTGGCGGATCCGGCCACAGGCACGCGCTCGCTGGCTGAGCTCCTCCCGTGGCCGGCTGTGGACCCCCGCGGCCTGGGGCAGCCCTTCCTGGTGCCTGTCCCTGCCCGGCCGCCTCTGACCAGGGGCCAGTTTGAGAAGGCTCGGGCCCACTGGCCCACGTCCTTCCATGAGGACAAGCAGGTGACCAGTGCCCTGGCCGGAAGGCTCTTCTCAGCACAGGAGCGGGCCATCATGCAGAGCCACATGGCGCGGGCTGTGCAGGCGGCGCAGCGGGCGGCTGTGCAGGGCCTGAGGGCCGTGGGGGCTGTGGTGGTGGACCCGGCCTCAGGCCGTGTGCTGGCCACGGGCCACGACTGCAGCCACGCGGCCAGCCCCCTGCTGCATGCCGTCATGGTGTGTGTGGACCTCGTGGCCCGAGGCCAGGGCCGGGGCACCTATGACTTCAGGCCCTTCCCTGCCTGCTCCTTCACGCCAGCAGCTGCCTCGCAGGCTTTGCGGGTGGGCACCGTGCGCAAGCTGGATGAGGATGAGGACGAGGATGGCCTCCCCTACGTGTGCACTGGCTACGACCTCTACGTCACCCgagagccctgtgccatgtgtgcCATGGCCCTGGTGCACTCCCGCATCCTGCGGGTCTTCTATGGGGCGCCCTCACCCGACGGTGCCCTGGGCACCCGCTTCCGCATCCACACGCAGCCTGACCTCAACCACCGCTTCCAGGTGTTCCGCGGCGTGCTGGAGGACCAGTGCCGCCAGCTGGACCCCGACACTTAG